The following are encoded in a window of Sminthopsis crassicaudata isolate SCR6 chromosome 5, ASM4859323v1, whole genome shotgun sequence genomic DNA:
- the LOC141543779 gene encoding tripartite motif-containing protein 43-like encodes MAAPGKPLKELQSEITCSICRCYFCEPVTIGCGHSFCQACLSSSWRGEASAFSCPECRGVSQDGEIPLVNRRLAQLTELGKEISFKLMQSTQGQSQCVPHQKPFKLFCEEDQTALCVTCGESPEHGAHKISPIQEAAHKYRRELQHIRSLLGNHLEEDEQLLAQEEKPAVDWSNLFSREYSKIYTLLLDEVKSLGVPERIRQEHKANQDRLSQHLQTLQDFMLELQALAHQPNVDLLQDSKHLLRSIDAVLSQRAKAVTPELIEHPIPGLMEILKRLQVELTLDPTSADSCVSVSGDLKSAKAAEDWPEETKPPEDFPLHYVFIMSSYAFSSGSLYWEVDVAQLPQWVLGIYTPSLRTRRRSGKKVTCTSLFLLQCVKKEEDYYLRTYPGPLNHRVKSPFPRIGVYLQYSSGTLGFYNVFQRSLIYKFYSIPFTAPVKPIFCPGPPLPGTKPGPMTLCPVDSHLCSCCHSSQ; translated from the coding sequence atggctGCCCCTGGGAAACCTCTGAAGGAGCTGCAGAGTGAGATCACCTGTAGCATCTGCAGGTGCTACTTCTGTGAGCCTGTCACCATCGGATGTGGGCACAGTTTCTGTCAAGCTTGTCTCTCCTCCAGCTGGAGAGGTGAAGCTTCAGCTTTCTCCTGTCCCGAATGCCGGGGAGTTTCCCAGGACGGGGAGATCCCCTTAGTGAACAGGCGCCTAGCACAATTGACTGAGCTGGGCAAAGAAATCAGCTTCAAGCTTATGCAGAGCACTCAAGGACAGAGCCAGTGTGTCCCTCACCAGAAACCCTTCAAGCTATTCTGTGAGGAAGACCAGACAGCACTGTGTGTGACATGTGGTGAAAGCCCAGAGCATGGGGCTCACAAGATCTCCCCAATACAAGAGGCTGCTCACAAATACAGGAGGGAGCTCCAGCACATTCGGAGTCTTTTGGGGAATCATCTGGAGGAAGATGAGCAACTTCTTGCCCAGGAGGAGAAACCCGCTGTTGACTGGAGCAATTTGTTTTCAAGGGAATACTCCAAAATATACACTCTACTTTTGGATGAGGTGAAGTCCCTAGGAGTCCCTGAAAGGATAAGGCAAGAGCACAAGGCCAACCAGGACAGACTATCCCAGCACCTGCAAACCCTTCAGGACTTCATGCTAGAGCTGCAGGCTCTAGCTCACCAACCCAATGTGGATCTGCTCCAGGATTCCAAGCACCTACTGAGAAGTATCGATGCTGTTTTGTCTCAAAGGGCCAAAGCTGTCACCCCAGAACTGATAGAACATCCCATCCCTGGCCTGATGGAGATTCTCAAGAGATTGCAAGTGGAACTCACCCTGGACCCCACATCAGCTGATTCCTGTGTTTCCGTTTCTGGGGATCTCAAGAGTGCCAAGGCTGCAGAGGACTGGCCAGAGGAGACTAAGCCTCCTGAggactttcctcttcattatgtCTTCATAATGTCTTCATATGCCTTCAGCTCAGGCAGTCTGTACTGGGAGGTGGATGTGGCTCAACTACCTCAGTGGGTCCTGGGGATCTACACCCCCTCCCTGAGGActaggaggaggagtgggaagaaAGTGACCTGTACATCTCTGTTCCTGCTTCAGTGtgtcaagaaggaagaagattaCTATTTACGAACCTATCCTGGGCCATTGAACCATCGAGTGAAAAGCCCTTTCCCTCGCATTGGGGTGTACCTGCAATATTCCTCTGGCACTCTGGGCTTTTACAACGTTTTCCAGCGTTCCCTTATTtataaattctattctattccctTCACAGCCCCTGTCAAGCCCATCTTTTGCCCTGGCCCCCCACTTCCAGGGACAAAGCCTGGTCCCATGACTCTCTGTCCAGTGGACTCCCATCTTTGTTCCTGCTGCCATTCATCTCAATAA